The Helianthus annuus cultivar XRQ/B chromosome 15, HanXRQr2.0-SUNRISE, whole genome shotgun sequence genomic sequence gatttttgggtctctggcgggccgcgaagacctagccctggtcttacgcgggccgcgagcgaatAGACATGCGGCATAACCCGGAAGCCGCCACGTGTTGATAGCTAGACCGGTGACCAGGCCAGGCCAGAGCCTACCCGGcctatgtcgcgggccgcgaaggctaagccttcggcttacgcggggcgcgagaaatGGTTtgatcagccctataaattgagTCGACGATCACAATTCACAAATCGTTCAAAATTCacttctctctcaatttctacaTAGCCAAAGTGATaatcgggcattataccccctaattaacgaagttctgcctcgttttAGGTATCATAACCCCCGATTACGTATTacatacgctgcccgattgatctagtgctccgtaacggctgtcgagtttctgcccgacgtagtcgttggagttctgtctcggggagggtataactaatgtaaatattgggttattatactaacgtgtgtgcattgtttaattaataaattataaCCAGGAAAATCACAGGAAAAACCCTaaagttgcaatgtgagtaatctcctttttgtaaattgtttttacaaaaccttaaatattctACAATGtgattagcagtgattgagtctttgtaattcttcaattactgccgatatgttggggttttgtatacaaaatgtggaacacgttaccattagacaacgagatagccaatgtgtaatatgacccaccagtcaggattgacagtactgaatgagtaattatgtagatataaacattgtaatcgcccttaatactgtgaaatgataaaactcttcttgattaaactgggattcactcaccagtatttcccactgacaaaatgtttttaaacacgtttcaggtaacaaaatgtgaaagccaagtaGAAGCCAACTGGACAGTACTGAAGGCTCGGAAAAAGGGGCTATAATAGTTACCTttataaagaagatgttttatttcaataaaatagggtttatccctataaatcagtttgtaatgaaaacttgggtttcaTCCCAACAtacttatttatataaaatgtggtgttttactctgataaaatatttcctaactacggtcctaatgaaatttccgctgccaaaattgaTAGACGCCGATACCACTGAATCTGATCTCGCCACCGCCCGTTCCCGGCTAATTAGGGGACGAGGATTGCGACAGAAGgtgtatcagagctaagccactaattcagccacagaagtgttctgctgacaccaaaatttatTCATTTTGTTAGGAAATAATCTACGGGATTACGTGCATatctatatattattattttgtgttatttaacaatttgttagtttacagtatgagcgaccaaggaccttcagacgcttaccgtcagttgtccagctcacctagggacgaaggcacctcttcacagcctacccCCTTGGGGTATTCGGCTGATACCGAAGATGGGATTTTCATGTTTAAGgcacaatctgaagagccattccctcccaagaagagaggatggttcaacagaggagcgcatgaacgtagAAAAAGGATGAAAAAGTTACAGCAACAGCGAGCTTTAGCAGCCGCTAATAGAGAAATGAACTCTCAGGATGTAATCAATAGGAGACTGGCAAACTTCCACATACCACAGCCgccgacccaaacctggaacaactcatagcaccccagaCGTTACCACTATTTCCCACACAACCAATGGAAATTGAAGCcaacccagaaaaccaaatcCCAATGCCTGCTTTTGACCCAGCTGAGATCCCTAAAGTACCAGCACCCCATCCCCCAGACTATGACACATGGTTTGATGACCATAGGGATTATGAGCAACGCTACCCAATACCAGATGAACCCATGCAAAACTTAGTAGGACCCTACCCAGACCTGGACCCTCTAGACCCCTATTATGATAATGACCAATACAGCAGGGAGATCCTAGAGAACCCTTACCCTTACGaagaacccatgccccagttcccagATCCAATACCAGCACCTGCACCACCCATGAGCACcgagaatgtgcaagaactccgaacctttagtgaggagattttagaaggAAGTGAAATAATGAGACAAATAGGTGAAAGGCtcgtctggaaatatgacgagcgtAACATGTAATTTTGGATGAACCCGTaccaataatatatatatatatatatatatatatatatatatatatatatatatatatatatatatagggagaagatcatgcgataaccacctcttattgtgagaaccgcgagaaccaatgtgaacacaccaaaaatgtctaaaaatagctaaaaatcacacaaaatttttttttaatattttttatataaaaaccgctacttttcgaagccaaaaaatttttttttttcttaaaaaaaaatatttaaaaaaaaattttttttggccactaaaagtagcgatttgagcataaaaaatattaaaaaaaaattttagatttttttagggtttttgggggtttagtttttagcgttttagcttggggggggttaggtttttttttttagggggggggtttaggttttttttttttggggggggggggtttaggtttttttttgggggggggggggggttaggtttttttgggggttttagtttttagcatttagctttggggggggggtgggggttaggtttttgttaggtttttttagctattttaggttgtgttcacattggttctcaaggttctcacaataagggtggttctcgcatgagcccctccctatatatatatatatacataatgtgtgtatgtttgaaaatatatatatatatatatatatatatataataatataataatagatAAATGGCTACGGATGCATAATAGTATTGTGATTTTAGATTTCAGTTCCAGTTTGTACTAGACACATaatatataaaatagagtaaaagGTCGCAATGTTCGATGATTTTGATCAATATGCTTGTTGTGTGCTTGcttgtattaaatattattttgtaatattaatatgtggtaaatgtttaaaattcagatggacaatgaagtgaaccaggaaaaccagaataacaataataatggaaaccaagtggataacaatgtcatccaacacatagtggcacaagggataatagacgcaatgccatatattattaaAACGGTTAAGGtagcggataataaaagtaataatggcagtaaacgaccacctactgaaccTGAATACAgcataaacaatggacccatacttcaggtgcccattccaaaaagaagaagaaccatgtcttatggttgttcttataaggaattttggtcttgtaaaccaatggaattctcgggcaatgaagagaccgttgcagctctacgctggatagaaaagactaaGGCAGTCTTGAAGATAAGCAAGTGCGCAGAaaaggataagataatgtttgcctccaatctgtttaagaaatcagctctagaatggtggaacactatcctccaatcaagGGGAAGTGACAGGATCTATAACATGGAATGGGGGATGAGTTTAAGaatatggtggaaaggaaattttgtcctcctaatgaaaaggaacagatatcaaataaattcttaaaccttagactgactggagtggatagtaagggttacactgctttattcttcgaatatgctagaatagtgccgaCCCTTGCATCACTAGAACCTGTATTAATCTCctgttacatctgggggttaatcaGTGAGAtaaggcatgtagtcaaggcagctaggccacaaaccatagaagaagctgtagaactagcaaataccttgactgatgaattagtacgTACCCAAGAAGAGAACCAGAGGAGGAACCTGGCTCAGaaacttacccaagaatttcgttatggaaattccaatcgtgggaaaaatgtaggttccaCTTCTGCTCCTTATTGCAAatattgcaaaagaaagcattcgGGAAGATGCTCtatatattgcaatttttgcaaaatatctggacacaaggaagaagactgcaggaataAACCTAATAATAGGATATGCTACAACTATGGAGAACAAGGTCATATCAAACCGAACTGTCCAAAGCTAGCTCCGGCCAcgaacaacaagactactaaaaatgctagagcatttgttctgactgcagaagaagcaaagatgATCCTGGACGTGATCGCCGgtatgtttttagttaatgatgtttttgctaaagtattatttgactctggtgcgaaccaaagtttcattaatacttcattttgcaaactttccaatcaaccattaactaaactcccacaagaatgtctagtagaaacagcaaataGGGAAAACATTAAGATTAtcgaaatcttgcagggagcaagaatagaaattttaaatcaaaagtttattgcacatctttatccaatgaatctgtcaggatttgatgttgtattaggaatggattggttagtagccaataaagccagtattctatgtgatcaaaagataattcaagtaaattcaccaaagggtgaaaagatcacaattaaaggagataagctgTCTAGATCCATAAAAttatctctgtgatgaaaatagcaagttatgcaagaaaaggatcactagtgtatatgatttctataatcattaacactaaagggaaagaactgaaagatattccagtagtatcacAGTTTctagatgtgtttccagaagaattaccaggattaccgccagacagagaagtcgaattcagaatccacctgctaCCAGGGAGAACACCAactgccaaagcaccttaccgtttggcacccgcagaaatgcaggaaTTGAAGAAATAATTGGACGAACTGTTAGAAAAAAGATTCATACAGCCAatttcatcgccatggggagcatcgatcttattcgtcaaaaagaaagacggatcaatgcgtatgtgcattgattaccgtgagttAAATAAGGTCACGagtaaaaatcggtacccattaccgagaatcgatgatttgtttgatcaattgcagggagctcgattcttttctaagatcgatttacgctcaggatatcatcaattaaaggtacaagaagaggatattcctaagacCGCTTACAGAACAAGGTATgtccattatgaatttactgtcatgccatttgggttaatcAATGCCCCAGccacatttatggacatgatgaaccgaatatgtaagccatatttggataaattcataattgtctttatagatgatattatcatttactctaagagtataGAGGgacatgcagcgcatctgcatgcactcctaaatttgctgagaaaagaaaagctttatgccaagttttcgaagtgtgaattttggttagaagaagtacagtttcttggacacctagttaaccatgaaggaattcatgtggatcccacaaagattgaggcaattactaaatggaaaactcctgagtcaccaactgaggttagaagtttcctaggattagccggttattatagaagatttattcgagatttttctagaatagccattcccttaactaagctaacctgtaaatccgttaaatttgaatggggattaaaacaagaagaagcctttagaatccttaagcaaagattaaccaacgcacccatactagcattaccagaaggaactgaagattttgtagtttattgtgatgcttctaagttaggttatggatgtgtgttgatgcaacgtcaaaaggttatagcttacgcctctagacaacttaagaatcatgaagagaattattcaacacatgatttagaattaggagccataatttttgccctgaaaatttggagacattacctttacggtagtaagtttcccattttcaccgatcataagcgtttaaggtatgttttcgggcaaaaggagttaaatatgagacaaagacattggatggagatacttagtgattatgattgtaatatccagtatcatgaaggaaaagcaaatgtagtagctgatgctttaagtcgaaagtatcacgaaaagccaaaaagagtacgttctcttaaattaaatctacaaatagatttaaatgaacatattagaaaagcacaagaatcagtaatcaaggatgatactgagaaactgaaaggaatgattaaggaactagaacaaggaacagatggaatttggagattccataagaaaagaatgtggatacccaaattaggaaacctacgctaccgtatattagaagaagcccataagtctaagtatatgatgcatcctggaaatgataagatgtatcaggatttaagaaagaacttctagtggataggaatgaaaaaggatatagcagcttctgttgccaagtgtctaacctgttcacaagttgaacatcaaaagccctcaagTTTATTGTAGCAGTTAGAAATATcaatttggaaatgggaattgataacaatggattttgttaccaaattacccaaaacaagaaaaggtaatgatacaatctgggtgattgtagacaggccaactaagtcagctcatttcctaccgatgaaggaaaccttcagtatggaacagttagctaagttatatgttgatgaaatagtttcattacttggaattcctttatcaattgtttctgatagagatagtcgttttacttctcatttttggacaagtttccaaaaagcaatgggaaccaaactaaatctaagcaccgcttatcatcctcaaacggacgaacaaagcgaaaggacaattcagacaatggaggatatgcttagagcttgtgtaattgatttcggaggaaattgggacgatcacttaccattaatagaattttcctacaataacaactatcacaccagtatcaatgttgcaccattcgaa encodes the following:
- the LOC118487437 gene encoding alpha/beta-gliadin clone PW1215-like, translated to MEIEANPENQIPMPAFDPAEIPKVPAPHPPDYDTWFDDHRDYEQRYPIPDEPMQNLVGPYPDLDPLDPYYDNDQYSREILENPYPYEEPMPQFPDPIPAPAPPMSTENVQELRTFSEEILEGSEIMRQIGERLVWKYDERNM